From Amphiura filiformis unplaced genomic scaffold, Afil_fr2py scaffold_34, whole genome shotgun sequence, the proteins below share one genomic window:
- the LOC140143960 gene encoding snaclec alboaggregin-A subunit beta'-like, whose amino-acid sequence MAIPSKQNIAIPPLLDVGLSLRQLKEYPGVCQPEWQGNCYKYVDSPRSWSDADNYCINQYGARLVSIHSAEENSFVRGLNASAHWPWIGFNDLVNEGSYRWSDGTQVNYANWKSGQPNDYNNQDCVCFEEESNEWGDSECSDEYVFVCKK is encoded by the exons ATGGCGATACCCTCCAAGCAAAACATAGCGATCCCTCCTCTGTTGGATGTAGGTCTGTCTCTACGACAGCTGAAGGAGTATCCTG GCGTTTGTCAACCTGAATGGCAAGGAAATTGCTACAAATATGTGGACAGTCCTAGATCATGGTCTGATGCTGACAACTACTGCATCAATCAATATGGAGCTCGTCTTGTGAGCATTCATTCCGCTGAAGAGAACAGCTTTGTCAGGGGGCTTAATGCGAGTGCACATTGG CCGTGGATCGGATTCAATGACCTGGTCAATGAAGGTAGCTACAGGTGGAGTGATGGCACTCAAGTGAACTATGCTAACTGGAAATCTGGCCAACCAAATGATTATAATAATCAAGATTGTGTCTGTTTCGAAGAGGAATCAAACGAATGGGGTGACTCCGAGTGTTCTGACGAATATGTGTTTGTTTGCAAAAAGTAA